A stretch of the Paenibacillus dendritiformis genome encodes the following:
- a CDS encoding glycoside hydrolase: MKLALIGGGGVRAVLFTKSLTLKAEQTGITQLVLQDTDEEQLAIIGKLCRIVIEQSGIDLRLDTTMDARAALQGADYIVTTIRVGKEQSRYIDEKIALDRGLLGQETTGPAGFSMALRTIPVLRNYCELAKEVAPNAWIFNFSNPSGLVTQALRSYGYDRVIGICDTPSHTKLRIAEALGIDERKLRTEVFGLNHLSWIRKLMAEGKDLLPELKHDPAFVNAVEELKMFDPDLLRQLPYLPNEYLYYYYHREKSLANIQQAAMTRGQMIALNNQAMLDELKRMDIDANPQLALRTYLYYTQKREASYMAAETNSEAKEILPMEELTLPETLGYAGVMLDFVESLQTGRENNIVLSVPNAGSIDGFADDDVVEVSCTIDRDGAHPIRIGAVPEDMHLLMKSVKLFERLTVEAVAKKSRSLAVKALSVHPLVNSYSLAKELVDDYLEAYRDTLGEWNR, encoded by the coding sequence ATGAAACTAGCATTAATCGGCGGCGGCGGCGTGCGAGCTGTCTTGTTCACGAAAAGTCTGACGTTAAAAGCGGAGCAGACCGGGATTACGCAGCTGGTGCTCCAGGACACTGACGAGGAGCAGCTCGCGATCATCGGCAAGCTGTGCCGGATTGTCATCGAGCAGAGCGGGATCGATCTTCGGCTCGACACGACGATGGACGCCCGCGCGGCGCTGCAAGGCGCGGATTATATTGTCACGACGATCCGCGTCGGGAAGGAGCAATCACGGTACATCGATGAGAAGATTGCGCTCGATCGCGGCTTGCTCGGGCAGGAGACGACCGGACCGGCCGGCTTCTCCATGGCGCTGCGAACGATTCCGGTATTGCGGAATTATTGCGAATTAGCGAAAGAGGTCGCGCCGAACGCGTGGATCTTCAACTTCTCGAATCCTTCCGGTCTGGTGACGCAGGCGTTGAGAAGCTATGGCTACGACCGCGTTATCGGGATATGCGATACGCCGAGCCATACGAAGCTGCGCATTGCGGAGGCGCTGGGCATCGATGAACGGAAGCTGCGCACCGAAGTGTTCGGCCTGAATCATCTGTCCTGGATCCGCAAGCTGATGGCGGAAGGCAAAGATCTGCTCCCCGAGTTGAAGCACGATCCGGCTTTCGTGAACGCGGTCGAGGAATTGAAAATGTTCGATCCGGATTTGCTGCGGCAGCTGCCTTACTTGCCGAACGAGTATTTATATTATTACTACCATCGCGAAAAATCGCTCGCGAACATTCAACAGGCGGCGATGACGCGCGGACAAATGATCGCGCTGAACAATCAGGCGATGCTGGACGAGCTGAAGCGGATGGATATCGACGCCAACCCGCAACTGGCGCTTCGAACGTATCTGTACTACACGCAAAAGCGGGAGGCGTCCTATATGGCGGCGGAAACGAATTCCGAGGCGAAGGAGATTCTGCCGATGGAGGAGTTGACGCTTCCCGAGACGCTCGGCTATGCGGGCGTCATGCTTGACTTCGTGGAATCGCTGCAGACCGGACGCGAGAACAATATCGTGCTGTCGGTGCCGAACGCGGGAAGCATCGACGGCTTCGCGGATGACGATGTCGTCGAGGTGTCGTGCACGATCGACAGGGACGGAGCTCATCCGATCCGGATCGGCGCCGTTCCCGAGGATATGCATCTGTTGATGAAATCGGTGAAGCTGTTCGAACGGCTGACGGTGGAGGCGGTCGCGAAGAAATCGCGAAGTCTGGCCGTGAAAGCGCTCTCGGTTCACCCGCTGGTGAATTCGTATTCTCTGGCGAAGGAGCTTGTAGACGATTACTTGGAAGCTTATCGCGATACGTTAGGAGAATGGAACCGATGA
- a CDS encoding HAD family hydrolase — protein sequence MIKAILFDFDGLILDTETTEFIAFQEICRQYHYEMPLDVWSQWTGSADSVQRACRHLEQAIGAPLDHDEIRSRHGEVFRGMIATADLLPGVIEKLEEGKRRGLRIGLATSAHYDWAVGYVKKYGLLDYFDCIRTKEDVIRSKPDPQIYREALAGLSIGPQEAIAFEDSLFGLQAAKAAGVYCVVVPNALTQGFAFEQADLRLQSLLEIDLEQIIARVTRQ from the coding sequence GTGATTAAAGCGATCTTGTTCGATTTTGACGGACTCATCTTGGATACGGAAACGACCGAATTTATCGCTTTTCAAGAAATTTGCAGGCAGTATCATTATGAGATGCCCTTGGACGTATGGAGCCAATGGACGGGATCGGCCGACTCGGTGCAGCGCGCTTGCCGCCATCTGGAGCAGGCGATTGGTGCTCCGCTTGATCACGACGAGATTCGGTCCCGCCACGGAGAAGTCTTCCGCGGCATGATCGCCACGGCAGACTTGTTGCCGGGCGTCATCGAGAAGCTGGAGGAGGGCAAGCGGCGCGGACTCCGCATCGGACTAGCGACCAGCGCTCATTACGATTGGGCTGTCGGCTATGTGAAAAAATACGGTCTGCTGGATTATTTCGATTGCATCCGAACGAAGGAGGACGTGATCCGCTCGAAGCCGGATCCCCAAATCTATCGCGAAGCCTTGGCCGGGTTGAGCATCGGGCCGCAGGAAGCGATCGCGTTCGAGGATTCGCTGTTCGGGCTTCAGGCCGCCAAAGCCGCGGGCGTCTATTGCGTTGTGGTGCCGAATGCGCTCACACAAGGATTTGCGTTCGAGCAGGCCGATTTGCGGCTGCAGTCGCTCCTTGAGATCGATCTGGAGCAGATCATTGCCCGCGTGACACGGCAATAA
- a CDS encoding carbohydrate kinase family protein, with protein sequence MKKYDAVVIGDANIDLVVVGCHELPAPGEEVFADQMQVHVGGGAALFTLSLAKLGLKLAFNGVLGKDGDGRYILDEFHKHGVDTQYIRLSERNRTGISIALNSDKDRSFITYRGTNQELDLRQLDLRSVELARHVHLTGYRGRSNHDDYMQMAAKLKAMGATLSCDVGWDDTGEWHEGIYELMKTIDIFFMNEAEAKHYTRCAREADSIAKLSKHSSHFVIKMSSKGAIACIDGQVTRRAGFQVNSVDTTGAGDAFNAGYMFGYLAGKPVEDCLLYGNACGASSVMNYGGSTGIMTIDTLEQFIAAASAG encoded by the coding sequence TTGAAAAAATATGACGCGGTCGTCATTGGAGACGCGAATATCGATCTGGTCGTGGTCGGCTGTCACGAGCTGCCGGCTCCAGGGGAAGAAGTATTCGCCGATCAGATGCAGGTCCATGTAGGCGGAGGAGCGGCGCTGTTCACCTTGTCCCTGGCGAAGCTGGGCTTGAAGCTGGCCTTCAATGGCGTATTGGGAAAAGACGGCGACGGGCGTTACATTTTGGACGAGTTCCACAAGCATGGCGTGGATACGCAATATATCCGGCTTAGCGAGCGGAACCGCACCGGCATATCGATTGCGTTGAATTCGGACAAAGACCGCTCGTTCATCACGTATAGGGGGACGAACCAAGAGCTTGATCTGCGGCAGCTTGATCTGAGAAGCGTCGAGCTGGCAAGGCATGTGCATTTGACCGGATACCGCGGTCGCAGCAATCATGACGATTATATGCAGATGGCAGCCAAGCTGAAAGCGATGGGCGCAACCTTGTCCTGCGATGTCGGCTGGGACGATACGGGCGAGTGGCATGAAGGCATCTATGAATTGATGAAGACGATTGACATCTTTTTCATGAACGAAGCGGAAGCGAAGCACTATACCCGCTGTGCTCGCGAAGCGGACAGCATTGCGAAGCTAAGCAAGCATTCCTCGCATTTTGTCATCAAGATGAGCTCCAAGGGTGCGATCGCCTGCATTGACGGACAGGTGACGCGCCGCGCGGGGTTTCAGGTGAATTCCGTGGACACGACCGGTGCCGGCGATGCCTTCAATGCCGGATATATGTTCGGTTATTTGGCGGGCAAGCCGGTGGAGGATTGTCTGCTGTACGGCAATGCGTGCGGCGCTAGCTCGGTCATGAATTATGGAGGAAGCACAGGCATTATGACTATCGATACGCTGGAGCAATTCATCGCGGCCGCATCGGCCGGGTAA
- a CDS encoding LacI family DNA-binding transcriptional regulator, which yields MAVRIKDVARKAGVSVTTVSRVLNNEKYVTDELKQKVLAAIEELDYSPNHIARSLVRQKTNLIGVIVPDLASSFYSTILSSVEEEASENGYNLLVCNIIEDIDKELKYLNVFQEMRVEGIIIMHEKINTEIKQFLDKSNIPVIFSSVKPVNRKFHSVIIDDYQAAYDATEYLISLGHTRIGFLGGDMRDITSGQNRYAAYRNALATNEIPIVYEYIKFGDYKLQSGYALMEELLQCDPLPTAVFAVSDDMALGAMNCISDHQLKVPEHISIIGFDGSPFTEIIRPRLTSMEQPIQRMGTESVKALLRLIAEPSSLKQDIILPHELVIRDSTRKIR from the coding sequence ATGGCAGTACGAATTAAAGACGTGGCCCGGAAAGCGGGCGTATCGGTTACGACCGTATCGCGAGTGTTGAATAATGAGAAGTATGTAACGGATGAATTGAAGCAAAAAGTGCTGGCAGCCATTGAGGAGCTCGATTACAGTCCGAATCATATCGCCAGAAGTCTGGTGCGCCAGAAGACGAACTTAATCGGGGTGATCGTGCCCGATCTCGCGTCCAGCTTCTACTCGACCATTTTGAGCAGCGTGGAGGAAGAGGCGAGCGAGAACGGCTACAATCTGCTTGTCTGTAATATTATTGAAGATATCGACAAGGAATTGAAATATTTGAACGTGTTCCAGGAGATGCGCGTCGAAGGCATCATTATTATGCATGAGAAGATCAATACCGAAATCAAGCAATTTTTGGATAAATCGAATATTCCTGTCATCTTCTCAAGCGTGAAGCCGGTGAACCGGAAGTTCCATTCCGTAATTATCGACGATTACCAGGCTGCTTATGATGCGACGGAATATTTAATCTCGCTCGGCCACACCCGGATTGGGTTCCTCGGGGGTGACATGAGAGATATTACGTCCGGTCAAAATCGATACGCGGCGTACCGCAATGCGTTAGCCACCAATGAGATTCCGATTGTCTATGAATATATCAAATTCGGCGACTACAAGCTACAGAGCGGATACGCCTTGATGGAGGAACTGCTGCAATGCGATCCGCTGCCGACGGCGGTGTTCGCCGTCAGCGACGACATGGCGCTGGGCGCGATGAACTGCATCAGCGACCACCAGCTGAAGGTGCCGGAACATATCTCGATTATCGGCTTCGACGGAAGCCCGTTCACGGAGATCATTCGTCCGCGGCTCACTTCGATGGAGCAGCCGATTCAGCGGATGGGCACGGAGTCGGTCAAGGCTTTGCTCCGCCTGATCGCGGAACCGTCCAGTCTGAAGCAGGATATCATTTTACCGCATGAGCTTGTTATCCGGGACAGCACCCGAAAGATAAGGTAA
- a CDS encoding leucyl aminopeptidase family protein produces the protein MIYPIFLETAEAPCLSLPLHPHMGERGAVTWYYDRQDEQHLLLAGLGSRQSFEPERLREAAGNAARAAEQHKLRTAAVAMDGCQGIGDTREAAAAWVEGWLLGTYAFDKYTSRKAVRCMESVHFQPGPEPGLEEAIALGEARAAGIAFARDIGNEPANHLRPKTLAERVAERFAASGVQVACYEGEELAARQMCGLIGVGQGSAHPPVLIELRYCTDPSKELIALVGKGITFDTGGISLKRDHDISDMRIDMGGAAAVIGAMEIIRRREVRANVAAIIPAAENMPDGGALLPGDVLTYPNGVSVQVGNTDSEGRLVLADALLHAHAIGAKEVVDMATLTYSCQGALGSKYAGIWGDEPTVTTLRSLGRLTGEKVWELPLAEEYAGYLASDYADLCNISRVGEAGAITAALFLRRFVHPSMSWAHIDMAAMKEAASTAGYVAAGATGYGARLLAEFVAERSRLS, from the coding sequence ATGATTTATCCTATCTTCCTGGAAACGGCGGAGGCCCCGTGTCTGTCGCTTCCGCTCCATCCTCATATGGGCGAGCGCGGGGCTGTCACCTGGTATTACGACAGGCAGGATGAGCAGCATCTGCTGCTCGCCGGGCTCGGAAGCCGGCAGTCGTTCGAACCGGAACGCTTGCGCGAGGCTGCCGGCAACGCGGCGCGCGCCGCAGAGCAGCACAAGCTGCGCACCGCCGCGGTAGCCATGGACGGATGCCAGGGGATCGGCGACACGCGGGAGGCGGCGGCCGCCTGGGTCGAAGGCTGGCTGCTGGGAACGTATGCCTTCGACAAGTATACATCGCGCAAAGCGGTCCGCTGCATGGAGAGCGTCCATTTCCAGCCCGGGCCTGAGCCCGGTCTGGAGGAGGCGATTGCGCTTGGAGAAGCGCGCGCCGCGGGTATCGCCTTCGCGCGCGATATCGGCAACGAGCCGGCCAATCATCTGCGGCCGAAGACGCTCGCGGAGCGCGTGGCGGAGCGGTTCGCCGCCAGCGGCGTGCAGGTGGCATGCTACGAAGGAGAGGAGCTGGCTGCGCGGCAGATGTGCGGGTTGATCGGCGTCGGTCAAGGAAGCGCCCATCCGCCTGTCCTGATCGAATTGCGCTATTGCACCGATCCGTCCAAGGAGCTTATCGCGCTCGTCGGGAAAGGAATTACGTTCGATACGGGCGGAATCAGCCTGAAGCGGGATCATGATATTAGCGATATGCGAATCGATATGGGCGGGGCGGCCGCCGTCATCGGGGCGATGGAGATTATCCGCCGACGTGAAGTGCGGGCCAATGTAGCCGCGATCATCCCCGCCGCCGAGAATATGCCGGACGGCGGGGCGCTGTTGCCGGGAGATGTCTTGACGTATCCGAACGGCGTCTCGGTTCAGGTCGGCAATACCGATTCGGAAGGCCGGCTCGTTCTGGCGGACGCGTTGCTTCATGCGCATGCGATCGGCGCGAAGGAAGTGGTCGATATGGCGACGCTGACGTATTCCTGCCAAGGCGCGCTCGGCTCGAAGTATGCCGGGATCTGGGGCGACGAGCCTACCGTCACGACGCTTCGGAGCCTGGGCCGGCTCACGGGGGAGAAGGTATGGGAGCTTCCGCTCGCCGAGGAATATGCGGGCTACTTGGCAAGCGATTATGCGGATCTGTGCAATATCAGCCGGGTCGGCGAGGCCGGAGCGATTACCGCGGCATTGTTCCTGCGCCGGTTCGTGCATCCGTCCATGAGCTGGGCTCATATTGATATGGCGGCCATGAAGGAGGCCGCGTCCACGGCCGGGTACGTCGCGGCTGGCGCCACAGGCTACGGAGCCCGCTTGCTGGCCGAATTTGTGGCGGAGCGTTCGCGTTTGTCATAA
- a CDS encoding phosphoesterase: MITIKNPYDKQGVWLKGSFHNHTTNSQCGTQPLEVVYQMYGQYDYLGISDHDVITAHAGERRIPTVFEAMEVSSPEAHMVLVQPPRSIMEGYHNTFTIGNYQRLSDACLANGGISILAHPNRYFSQFWRLEDMLSLTGYTGIEIVNGDGNPEYDVAFDKWDQLLTAGRAVWGFGNDDFHVYGQEKRAWNMVLAERNTNDSILEAVKAGSFYVSTGFDFAGIRAEGGLITVDLPANERLNRIYKYVTLIGKEGQVLHEETGRLNRVQYQCSGDEGYVRIAAYLEGGYGAFSQPLFVEQHA, from the coding sequence ATGATTACGATCAAAAATCCATATGACAAACAAGGGGTATGGCTGAAAGGCAGCTTCCACAATCATACGACCAACAGCCAATGCGGGACGCAGCCGCTTGAAGTCGTCTATCAGATGTACGGGCAGTATGATTATTTGGGCATCTCGGATCATGATGTTATTACGGCTCATGCAGGAGAACGGCGCATTCCGACGGTATTCGAAGCGATGGAGGTGAGCAGCCCCGAAGCGCATATGGTGCTTGTCCAGCCGCCCCGTTCGATTATGGAAGGCTATCATAACACGTTTACGATCGGCAATTATCAGCGTTTGTCCGATGCCTGCCTCGCCAATGGCGGAATCAGCATTTTGGCGCACCCGAACCGGTATTTCTCGCAATTTTGGCGGTTGGAAGATATGCTGAGCCTCACCGGTTATACAGGCATTGAGATTGTGAACGGCGACGGCAACCCGGAATATGACGTGGCCTTCGACAAGTGGGATCAGCTGCTGACGGCGGGCCGCGCCGTCTGGGGCTTCGGCAACGACGACTTCCATGTGTATGGTCAGGAGAAGCGTGCCTGGAATATGGTGCTTGCAGAGCGGAATACGAACGACAGCATTTTGGAAGCCGTCAAGGCGGGCAGCTTCTATGTATCTACCGGGTTCGATTTCGCCGGGATACGTGCCGAGGGCGGGCTGATTACCGTTGATCTCCCTGCGAACGAGAGATTGAATCGAATATATAAATATGTTACGCTGATTGGAAAAGAAGGCCAAGTATTACATGAAGAAACAGGCCGCCTGAACCGGGTGCAGTACCAATGCAGCGGGGATGAAGGCTATGTTCGCATCGCGGCATATCTCGAAGGAGGCTATGGAGCGTTCTCCCAGCCTTTATTCGTGGAACAACATGCCTAG
- a CDS encoding glycerophosphodiester phosphodiesterase, translating into MTRNFPMVGAHTGGGAAPDNTLESFWEGVQSGADIVEIDLRAAADGTVVLLHDASPLLDRYTYEQLNRAENRILLSPVYAHRDIVKLDRILDIAKQRSIKLNLDIKNEHTVAPAMECVHRHGMEKQVFVTGCSAGIAGNYDGIRVVYNTPDKLCEADVADYAAFARRVCEEALRCSAYGLNMDYRTCRMELVEAAHERQLAVWVYTVNAPDEFKRYIGMGVDAITTRTPLALLELKPSARRQGDGLAGFSARMERKC; encoded by the coding sequence GTGACACGGAATTTTCCTATGGTTGGCGCGCATACCGGGGGAGGAGCGGCTCCGGACAATACGCTGGAGTCGTTCTGGGAAGGAGTGCAATCGGGCGCCGATATCGTCGAGATCGATCTGCGGGCGGCCGCCGACGGGACCGTCGTTCTGCTGCACGACGCGTCTCCCTTGCTGGACAGGTACACGTATGAGCAATTGAACCGGGCGGAGAACCGGATTCTATTAAGTCCTGTCTATGCGCATCGGGATATCGTGAAGCTCGACCGCATTCTTGATATCGCGAAGCAGCGGAGCATCAAGCTCAATCTGGATATCAAAAATGAGCATACGGTGGCTCCGGCGATGGAATGCGTTCACAGGCACGGTATGGAGAAGCAGGTGTTCGTCACGGGGTGCAGCGCCGGGATTGCAGGAAATTATGACGGCATTCGCGTTGTATATAATACTCCGGATAAGTTATGCGAAGCGGATGTCGCCGATTACGCAGCGTTCGCGCGGCGGGTATGCGAAGAAGCGCTGCGCTGCTCCGCTTACGGCTTGAACATGGATTACCGGACATGCCGCATGGAACTGGTGGAAGCGGCGCATGAGCGCCAATTGGCGGTCTGGGTGTACACGGTCAACGCGCCAGATGAGTTCAAGCGGTATATCGGCATGGGCGTTGATGCGATCACGACGCGAACGCCTCTTGCGTTGCTGGAGCTGAAGCCGTCCGCCCGGCGCCAAGGGGACGGATTGGCAGGCTTTTCCGCCCGAATGGAACGGAAATGTTGA
- a CDS encoding alpha-mannosidase, giving the protein MNTNELHGKLTALKERTPSGYWGERIVSQLEYMNRVSLVQDRQWDSALLPVVEWLHARLDDEGVIAERTAREAESMLAACGPAAKSYALHCAAHAHLDMNFLWGWAETVSATLNTFRTMLDLLEEYPDYIFSHSQAAAYRIVEQYDPEMLEEIKARVKEGRWEVTASTWVEADKNMPSGESMARQLLYAKTYLSGLFGLDPDSLQIDFEPDTFGHSINVPEALHHAGVKYYYYCRGHNDNGHSLFRWESPSGRSVIAYKEPHWYDSRIEPAMALTVPEFCARTKMTTMLKVYGVGDHGGGPTRRDIERILDMQTWPIFPRIRFGTYRDFFALTESVADSLPVIRDELNFIFTGCYSSESRIKLANRVSERLLGEAELFGSMASLVARARYFGEELGEAWKQACFNQFHDILPGSCVAETREHAMASFQEIMATAGSKKSYAIRKLAELIDTSAYIAADEDVRESMSEGAGPGVGVHLFRMGESERGRGKTRIFHLFNSSVRDREELADIVIWDWNGHVDSIQFHDSEGRSVPFQYIDRGFIEHWGHYFLRVLLKVKVPAIGYSTYVMTEKEGDMKRLSADDFYLAGQNLPPNEKYEFVLENEHIAVRFDPRQFTIASLIDKRTNREYADPAQPAGLFRFVEEDTFNGGGNAWLVGRYRHVEPLAKWTLDSCELGDHLLRQSITFRTSFRNSTLKATVSLDRNSSALVYHVECDWHESGSEDSFTPQLNFYLPVPYDCRSYRYDVPFGTLERKAIDLDVPANSFAAAIPADSGIDRAVMLLADAKHGFRSGSRSLALTLLRGSYSPDPYPEIGKHPFRFAVGLTDYRDTRQMLEQSYHFQNPIEAISVRARKGTLPQTGSFVTLKRGQVALSAIKMAEGSAANRWIVRLYETEGERTSVTLAFGQPVRRAYFVSFVEQPAGGPDISVQGSKITFDVGASAVATVCVEFEGR; this is encoded by the coding sequence ATGAATACGAACGAACTTCATGGCAAGCTGACGGCGTTGAAGGAGAGAACACCCTCGGGTTACTGGGGAGAACGAATCGTCTCGCAATTGGAGTATATGAACCGCGTCTCCCTCGTTCAGGATCGCCAGTGGGACTCGGCCCTGCTCCCTGTCGTTGAATGGCTCCATGCCCGCCTCGATGACGAGGGCGTCATCGCGGAGCGGACCGCGCGCGAGGCGGAGAGCATGCTGGCCGCATGCGGGCCGGCCGCCAAGAGCTATGCGCTGCATTGCGCGGCCCATGCGCATCTCGACATGAACTTCCTGTGGGGCTGGGCCGAGACGGTATCCGCCACGCTGAACACGTTCCGTACGATGCTCGATCTGCTGGAAGAGTATCCGGACTACATATTCTCTCATTCGCAGGCGGCCGCTTATCGGATCGTGGAGCAATACGATCCCGAGATGCTGGAGGAGATTAAGGCCCGGGTCAAGGAGGGGCGGTGGGAGGTCACCGCTTCCACCTGGGTCGAAGCGGACAAGAACATGCCTAGCGGCGAGAGCATGGCCAGACAATTGCTGTATGCCAAAACGTATCTGTCCGGCCTGTTCGGCCTCGATCCGGACAGCCTGCAAATCGATTTCGAGCCGGATACGTTCGGGCACAGCATCAACGTTCCGGAAGCGCTCCATCATGCCGGCGTGAAGTACTACTATTATTGCCGGGGTCACAACGATAACGGCCACTCGCTGTTCCGGTGGGAGTCTCCGTCGGGCCGTTCCGTCATCGCCTACAAGGAGCCGCACTGGTATGATTCCCGCATCGAGCCGGCGATGGCGCTTACGGTGCCGGAATTCTGCGCGCGGACGAAGATGACGACGATGCTGAAGGTGTACGGCGTCGGCGATCATGGCGGCGGGCCGACGCGCCGCGACATCGAACGGATATTGGATATGCAGACCTGGCCGATTTTCCCGCGCATTCGATTCGGAACGTACCGCGACTTTTTTGCGTTGACGGAATCAGTGGCGGACAGCTTGCCGGTCATTCGCGATGAGCTGAATTTTATATTTACCGGCTGCTACAGCTCGGAATCGAGAATCAAGCTGGCGAACCGGGTGTCGGAACGGTTGCTCGGCGAAGCGGAGCTATTCGGCAGCATGGCTTCTTTAGTTGCGCGGGCCCGGTATTTCGGAGAGGAACTGGGGGAGGCCTGGAAGCAAGCCTGCTTCAATCAATTTCATGATATTTTGCCCGGCTCATGCGTGGCGGAGACAAGAGAGCATGCGATGGCTTCGTTCCAGGAGATTATGGCGACGGCCGGGAGCAAGAAAAGCTATGCCATCCGCAAGCTGGCCGAACTTATCGATACGTCGGCTTATATCGCCGCCGATGAGGATGTGCGCGAGAGCATGTCCGAAGGAGCCGGTCCCGGGGTCGGCGTCCATTTGTTCCGGATGGGGGAGAGCGAGCGCGGCCGCGGGAAGACGCGCATCTTCCATCTGTTCAATTCCTCCGTCCGCGATCGCGAAGAGCTGGCGGACATTGTGATCTGGGATTGGAACGGCCATGTGGACAGCATTCAATTCCATGACAGCGAAGGGCGGAGCGTTCCGTTTCAATATATCGACAGAGGGTTCATCGAGCATTGGGGCCATTACTTTTTGCGGGTGCTGCTGAAGGTGAAGGTGCCGGCCATCGGCTACAGCACGTATGTGATGACCGAGAAGGAAGGAGACATGAAGCGGTTGTCCGCCGATGATTTTTATTTGGCCGGACAGAATCTGCCGCCGAATGAGAAGTACGAATTCGTGCTGGAGAACGAGCATATTGCCGTCCGGTTCGATCCGCGGCAATTCACGATCGCTTCGCTGATCGACAAGCGCACGAACCGCGAATATGCCGATCCGGCGCAGCCCGCGGGCTTGTTCCGCTTCGTGGAGGAGGATACGTTCAACGGGGGCGGGAACGCCTGGCTCGTCGGCCGGTACCGCCATGTGGAGCCGCTGGCGAAGTGGACGCTGGATAGCTGCGAGCTTGGCGATCATTTGCTGCGCCAGTCGATTACGTTCCGGACGAGCTTCCGGAATTCGACGCTGAAGGCGACCGTGTCGCTGGATCGGAATAGCAGCGCGTTGGTCTATCACGTCGAATGCGACTGGCATGAGAGCGGGAGCGAGGACAGCTTTACGCCGCAGTTGAATTTCTATCTGCCGGTGCCTTACGATTGCAGGTCTTACCGCTATGACGTTCCCTTCGGCACGCTGGAGAGGAAAGCTATCGATCTGGATGTGCCTGCCAACAGCTTCGCCGCAGCGATTCCGGCGGACAGCGGGATAGATCGCGCGGTGATGCTGCTCGCCGATGCGAAGCATGGCTTCCGGAGCGGCAGCCGTTCGCTGGCGCTCACTCTGCTGCGCGGCTCCTACAGCCCGGATCCGTACCCGGAGATCGGGAAGCATCCGTTCCGGTTCGCCGTTGGGCTGACCGATTACCGCGATACCCGGCAGATGCTGGAGCAGTCCTATCATTTTCAGAATCCGATCGAAGCCATATCTGTGCGCGCCCGCAAGGGGACGCTGCCGCAGACGGGCAGCTTCGTCACGCTGAAGCGGGGACAGGTGGCGCTGTCTGCGATTAAAATGGCGGAAGGCTCCGCGGCGAACCGCTGGATCGTGCGCCTGTATGAGACGGAGGGCGAGCGGACGAGCGTAACGCTGGCGTTCGGGCAGCCGGTGAGAAGAGCTTATTTTGTCTCGTTCGTCGAGCAGCCGGCCGGCGGACCGGATATTTCCGTCCAAGGAAGCAAAATTACATTCGATGTCGGCGCATCCGCGGTAGCCACCGTATGCGTGGAATTCGAGGGGAGATGA
- a CDS encoding metallophosphoesterase family protein: MANPLTFREDGTFKILQFTDVHIGDGTDGEEQDRQAVALMERLIEQERPDLIVYTGDLCWSHGIEDPRRGLRLAISPAVRSGLPWAAVFGNHDAEGSVTREQLMDVMRESAGCLAEPGPADLSGVGNYALPVRGSDGEKEAAMLYFLDSGCEAPEHIGGYEWIHGDQVEWYAQVSREAAKRSGAPLPSLAFFHIPLPEYEEVWRAGIISGNKYERVCAPKLNSGLFAKMVEMGDVMAVFAGHDHDNDYVGALHGISLCYGRTTGYNCYGRLQRGARVIELAEGKREFRTWLRLDDGTVRL; this comes from the coding sequence ATGGCGAACCCTTTAACGTTTCGGGAAGACGGCACGTTCAAAATATTGCAGTTCACCGACGTCCATATCGGCGACGGCACGGACGGGGAGGAGCAAGATCGGCAGGCCGTCGCCTTGATGGAGCGGCTGATCGAGCAGGAGCGGCCCGATCTTATCGTGTACACGGGAGATCTGTGCTGGAGCCACGGCATAGAGGATCCCAGGAGAGGCTTGCGCCTCGCCATCTCGCCGGCCGTGCGATCGGGCCTTCCCTGGGCGGCCGTGTTCGGCAATCATGACGCGGAGGGAAGCGTCACCCGCGAGCAATTGATGGACGTGATGCGGGAGAGCGCGGGATGCCTGGCCGAGCCGGGACCGGCCGATCTAAGCGGGGTCGGGAACTACGCGCTGCCTGTTCGCGGATCGGACGGGGAGAAGGAGGCGGCGATGCTCTACTTTCTCGATTCGGGCTGCGAAGCGCCGGAGCATATCGGCGGCTATGAATGGATTCACGGTGACCAGGTGGAATGGTACGCGCAGGTGTCGCGAGAGGCGGCGAAGCGCAGCGGGGCGCCGCTGCCTTCTCTGGCCTTCTTCCATATTCCGCTTCCGGAATATGAGGAGGTGTGGCGCGCCGGGATCATCAGCGGCAATAAATATGAACGGGTGTGCGCGCCCAAGTTAAACTCCGGCCTGTTCGCGAAAATGGTGGAGATGGGCGATGTCATGGCTGTCTTCGCGGGCCACGATCACGACAACGACTATGTCGGAGCGCTGCATGGCATCTCGCTCTGCTATGGCCGCACGACCGGCTATAACTGCTACGGCCGCCTGCAGCGGGGCGCGCGGGTCATTGAATTGGCGGAAGGCAAGCGCGAATTCCGCACATGGCTTCGGCTTGACGACGGCACGGTGCGGTTATGA